One Campylobacter concisus DNA segment encodes these proteins:
- the murC gene encoding UDP-N-acetylmuramate--L-alanine ligase yields the protein MKKVHFIGIGGIGISAIARFLHEKGHKISGSDIKESKTTLELQNEGIEVITPHCKEAIKDQDFVVYSAAIKEDNIELVEARNKGIKCFSRKEILPYVLEDKCVFAVAGAHGKSTTSAMLASLIEGSVIIGAISKQFGSNMRYAKSDNVVFEADESDSSFLNSNPYLAIVTNAEPEHMEHYDYDLAKFYAAYKGFLERAKVRVINAEDEFLSTLKLDAIRLYPSSDITELTMVVRDYQPYTSFNLKNLGKFEAFGMGEHIAIDASLAILAAMHETPLKDIRENLLNFKGIKKRFDILSANKNFVLIDDYAHHPTEIKATLKSVFEYAKILGINSVTAIFQPHRYTRLSTNLPGFKECFKGVDELVILPVYAAGENPIEVDMKSEFSEYNPIFTDKVERVEEGIEFTDEFGVKNRLSDGIVVGFGAGDISVQLRGGY from the coding sequence ATCAAAAAAGTCCATTTCATAGGTATCGGCGGCATCGGCATCTCAGCCATTGCTAGATTTTTACACGAAAAAGGCCACAAGATAAGCGGCAGCGACATCAAAGAGAGCAAGACGACGCTTGAGCTTCAAAATGAGGGCATCGAGGTCATCACGCCGCACTGCAAAGAGGCGATAAAAGACCAAGACTTCGTGGTTTATTCAGCTGCGATAAAAGAGGACAACATCGAGCTAGTGGAGGCCAGAAACAAGGGCATAAAGTGCTTTTCAAGAAAAGAAATTTTGCCTTACGTGCTTGAAGATAAGTGCGTTTTCGCGGTAGCTGGCGCACACGGTAAGAGCACGACTTCAGCGATGCTAGCAAGCCTCATTGAAGGTTCAGTCATCATCGGCGCCATATCAAAGCAGTTTGGCTCAAATATGCGCTACGCCAAAAGCGACAACGTCGTATTTGAGGCTGATGAGAGCGATTCTAGCTTTCTAAACTCAAACCCATATCTAGCCATCGTCACCAACGCAGAGCCAGAGCACATGGAGCACTATGACTACGATCTAGCTAAATTTTACGCAGCATACAAGGGCTTTTTGGAGCGCGCGAAAGTTAGAGTGATAAACGCTGAGGATGAGTTTTTGAGCACGCTTAAGCTTGATGCGATCAGACTTTATCCAAGCAGTGATATCACCGAGCTTACGATGGTTGTAAGGGACTATCAGCCATACACCAGCTTTAACCTTAAAAATTTAGGCAAATTTGAAGCCTTTGGCATGGGCGAGCACATCGCTATAGACGCATCTTTGGCAATTTTAGCTGCGATGCACGAGACGCCGCTTAAAGACATAAGAGAAAATTTACTAAATTTTAAAGGCATCAAAAAGCGTTTTGACATACTTAGCGCAAACAAAAATTTCGTCCTAATAGACGACTACGCACACCATCCAACCGAGATAAAAGCGACACTAAAATCAGTCTTTGAATACGCCAAAATTTTAGGTATAAACAGCGTCACAGCGATATTTCAGCCACACCGCTACACAAGGCTTAGCACAAATTTACCTGGCTTTAAAGAGTGCTTTAAGGGCGTTGATGAGCTTGTCATCTTGCCAGTTTATGCAGCTGGAGAAAATCCTATCGAAGTTGATATGAAGAGCGAATTTAGCGAGTATAACCCGATCTTTACCGACAAGGTCGAGAGGGTTGAAGAGGGGATAGAATTTACAGATGAATTTGGCGTGAAAAACCGCCTAAGTGACGGCATCGTAGTTGGCTTTGGAGCGGGCGATATCAGCGTGCAACTAAGAGGCGGATATTAA
- a CDS encoding endonuclease MutS2, whose amino-acid sequence MTEEIFLKLDLGEYLDKFNSFLARQKPLFLQGDSKIHFENISELSKYDFKAPDEIKELDDALMRLSKQAVLHISEIYEFAKIIKYFSYLKKQKFEGRLGEWIAKVEIPEAMSQMANSFDENGEFSDSVDERFYAIKQAFSEKKRQIDAELKKLIYSKHITPYLVDTQTHYINSQEALLVRGGFNHALKGTVIARSSGGYFYVAPASTERLKKEQSELLDRKEEIIFEHCKKFSLQMSKSLLFLKFINNAFDQFDAYQARVNLARSRDYEFVLPNSSHVIKLEKFAHPALKNPKSVSVDFSKKVLLITGVNAGGKSMLLKSIISATLLAKYLLPMRIDANRSTIGSFKEFDAIIEDPQSVKNDISTFAGRMVHFAKLFTKKSIIIGIDEIELGTDFEEAASLYGVMIERLITQDIKMIITTHHKRLAMLLAKNPEVELVAALYDEAAQRPKFEFLKGTIGKSYAFETAARYGISQNLVAQAKKIYGEDKENLNEIITKTLNLQTKLDEGIKEVTAKEERLERLLEEQKELKERNEIKLNATISRLEKEYYEAINAAKAVINFKEIKDKQRALNVANEKKAAIVKPKKTERESLKVGDRVKYENIKGTVLSISKNDAMIESNGINLRVPLELLRKNGNEVVLPKKGGVSLSVDKPKTASLSLDLHGMRADEAIAKLDKFISDSLVMGFDEVSVFHGIGTGKLAFAVKNFLKEHPSVKEFHDAPANQGGYGAKIVKL is encoded by the coding sequence ATGACTGAAGAGATATTTTTAAAGCTAGATCTGGGCGAGTATCTGGATAAATTTAACTCCTTTTTAGCAAGGCAAAAACCGCTATTTTTACAAGGTGACAGCAAAATCCACTTTGAAAACATTAGCGAGCTTTCAAAGTATGATTTTAAGGCACCTGACGAGATAAAAGAGCTTGATGACGCGCTTATGAGACTTAGTAAGCAAGCAGTGCTTCACATCAGTGAAATTTACGAGTTTGCAAAGATTATTAAGTATTTTTCATATCTAAAAAAGCAAAAATTTGAAGGCAGGCTTGGCGAGTGGATCGCAAAGGTAGAAATCCCTGAAGCGATGAGCCAGATGGCAAACAGCTTTGATGAAAACGGCGAGTTTAGCGACAGCGTGGATGAGAGATTTTACGCGATAAAGCAGGCTTTTAGCGAGAAAAAGCGCCAGATCGACGCCGAGCTTAAAAAGCTCATCTACTCAAAGCACATCACGCCCTATCTAGTCGATACCCAGACGCACTACATCAACTCACAAGAGGCACTTTTGGTGCGTGGCGGCTTTAATCACGCCCTAAAAGGCACCGTCATCGCCAGAAGCTCAGGCGGCTACTTCTACGTCGCACCTGCAAGCACCGAGCGCCTAAAAAAGGAGCAAAGCGAGCTGCTTGATAGAAAAGAGGAGATCATTTTTGAGCACTGCAAGAAATTTAGCCTGCAGATGAGCAAGAGCCTGCTCTTTTTGAAATTTATAAATAACGCTTTTGATCAGTTTGACGCATATCAAGCGCGCGTAAATTTGGCTAGGTCACGTGACTATGAGTTTGTTTTACCAAATAGCTCGCACGTCATAAAGCTTGAGAAATTTGCCCATCCAGCGCTAAAAAACCCAAAGAGTGTGAGTGTGGATTTTAGCAAAAAGGTGCTTCTCATTACCGGCGTAAATGCTGGCGGTAAGTCGATGCTTTTAAAATCAATCATCTCAGCCACGCTGCTTGCAAAGTATCTGCTGCCTATGCGTATCGACGCAAACCGCTCAACGATCGGCTCTTTTAAAGAATTTGACGCGATCATAGAAGATCCGCAAAGTGTGAAAAACGACATCTCGACCTTTGCTGGCAGGATGGTGCATTTTGCAAAGCTTTTTACTAAAAAATCGATCATCATTGGCATCGACGAGATCGAGCTTGGCACCGACTTTGAGGAGGCTGCGAGCTTGTATGGCGTCATGATAGAGCGTCTCATCACTCAAGATATCAAAATGATCATCACGACCCACCACAAGCGCCTTGCGATGTTGCTAGCTAAAAACCCAGAGGTTGAGCTAGTGGCGGCACTTTACGATGAGGCAGCTCAAAGACCTAAATTTGAGTTTTTAAAGGGCACGATCGGCAAGTCTTACGCCTTTGAAACGGCGGCAAGATACGGCATATCTCAAAATTTAGTGGCGCAGGCAAAGAAAATTTACGGCGAAGATAAAGAGAATTTAAACGAGATCATCACAAAGACGCTAAATTTACAAACCAAGCTTGATGAGGGGATAAAAGAGGTCACGGCAAAAGAGGAGCGGCTGGAGCGCTTGCTTGAAGAGCAAAAAGAGCTAAAAGAGAGAAATGAGATCAAGCTAAATGCGACTATTTCGCGCCTTGAAAAAGAGTATTATGAAGCGATAAATGCGGCAAAAGCTGTTATAAATTTCAAAGAGATAAAAGATAAACAAAGGGCGCTAAATGTGGCAAATGAGAAAAAAGCCGCTATCGTTAAGCCTAAGAAAACTGAGCGTGAGAGCCTAAAAGTAGGCGATAGAGTAAAGTATGAAAATATAAAAGGCACGGTTTTAAGCATCTCTAAAAATGACGCTATGATCGAGTCAAATGGTATAAATCTGCGCGTGCCACTGGAGCTTTTAAGAAAAAATGGCAACGAAGTAGTCTTGCCTAAAAAAGGTGGCGTAAGTTTAAGTGTAGATAAGCCAAAAACTGCCTCGCTCTCGCTTGATCTGCACGGCATGAGAGCTGACGAGGCGATAGCAAAGCTTGATAAATTTATCTCAGATAGTCTTGTTATGGGATTTGATGAGGTTAGCGTATTTCACGGCATCGGCACTGGCAAGCTCGCTTTTGCTGTTAAAAATTTCTTAAAAGAGCATCCAAGCGTAAAAGAATTTCATGATGCACCGGCAAATCAAGGCGGATATGGTGCAAAGATCGTTAAACTTTGA
- a CDS encoding EAL domain-containing protein: protein MPSDESQKKHFSMVKTVTLVVVLLFAFFVIENLTVYSYKYNNALSTNNFGLKKKTEYLTDQYVNYFKNISKFSVLDFQNYISNAAFGDVFLLKENGKNGFKIEASSDKSLVNKDYEDKSCGDIYSHDFQKNYFKAEILPENSAKVCMFVAVNEYILGFKAHIDQRITGTSDEFYFQWLMKNMALTLILSSIGLFLGLAVCLWFVFKYLNIKFDYLKVKEESTIKIAELKERLYIDPMTGLFNKAALLKDVSEYKYPKVILMDIDDFGKMNDYYGKYVCDQILKQMANLIKEFAKNENMKAYCIEADRFALVEDNNDFIDRYEELAENLLDIFKGRMLSIKDENGVEVDDIEIHNTIGFALDSDQTLRKATIALKSAKTLDKDYVCYFKGLSQKDEYANQIERSKLIQNATINDNIVPYFQPIFDEKKIPIKYECLIRILDRDDVISPSVFLDISKRIKRYADLEKQLIKKCFEHLIEDPNLVLSINLSSRDMIDGDVSALVLNLLNKHNVAGRIVFEIVEDEELKSAERVSVFIERAKSMGAMIAIDDFGSGYSNFSYIIKIKPDYVKIDGSIIKDIDINKDSYAIASAIVAFAKDLGIKTIAEYVHSKEVFNVCKEIGIDEFQGFYLGIPSKKAF from the coding sequence ATGCCAAGCGACGAATCGCAAAAAAAGCACTTTAGTATGGTTAAAACCGTCACTTTGGTCGTGGTTTTGCTTTTTGCTTTCTTTGTAATTGAAAATTTAACTGTCTATTCATATAAATACAATAATGCGCTCTCTACAAACAACTTTGGCCTCAAAAAAAAGACTGAGTATCTAACAGATCAATATGTGAATTACTTTAAAAATATAAGTAAATTTAGTGTCTTAGATTTTCAAAATTACATAAGCAATGCCGCCTTTGGTGATGTCTTTTTACTAAAAGAAAATGGCAAAAATGGCTTTAAGATAGAGGCATCGTCAGACAAAAGCCTCGTAAATAAAGACTACGAAGACAAGAGCTGTGGCGACATCTATTCACATGATTTTCAAAAGAATTATTTCAAGGCTGAAATTTTGCCAGAAAATAGCGCTAAAGTATGTATGTTTGTCGCAGTAAATGAATATATTTTAGGCTTTAAAGCGCATATAGATCAAAGGATAACTGGCACTAGCGATGAATTTTATTTTCAGTGGCTGATGAAAAACATGGCTCTTACTTTGATCTTAAGCTCGATCGGTCTATTTTTAGGGCTTGCGGTCTGTCTTTGGTTTGTATTTAAGTATCTAAACATCAAATTTGACTATCTAAAAGTAAAAGAAGAGAGCACTATTAAGATCGCTGAACTAAAAGAGAGGCTATATATCGATCCGATGACAGGACTTTTTAACAAGGCTGCGCTTTTAAAAGATGTGAGCGAGTATAAATATCCAAAAGTGATACTTATGGATATTGATGATTTTGGCAAGATGAACGACTACTACGGCAAATACGTGTGTGACCAGATACTAAAACAGATGGCAAATCTCATCAAAGAATTTGCAAAAAATGAGAATATGAAGGCTTATTGTATCGAGGCGGACAGATTTGCTTTGGTCGAAGATAATAACGACTTTATCGACAGATACGAAGAGCTTGCTGAAAATTTACTAGATATATTTAAAGGCAGGATGCTTAGCATAAAAGATGAAAATGGCGTAGAGGTCGATGATATAGAAATTCACAACACCATAGGCTTTGCGCTTGATAGCGACCAGACCTTAAGAAAGGCAACCATCGCGCTAAAATCAGCTAAGACGCTTGATAAAGACTATGTTTGCTACTTTAAAGGGCTAAGTCAAAAAGATGAATACGCAAATCAGATCGAGCGCTCAAAGCTGATCCAAAACGCCACGATAAATGATAACATTGTGCCGTATTTTCAGCCGATATTTGACGAGAAAAAGATCCCTATAAAATATGAATGCTTGATAAGAATTTTAGACCGCGACGATGTCATCTCGCCAAGTGTATTTTTAGATATCTCAAAGCGTATCAAGCGTTACGCAGACCTTGAAAAACAGCTCATCAAAAAGTGCTTTGAGCACCTTATTGAAGATCCAAATTTGGTTCTTTCTATAAATTTAAGCAGCCGAGATATGATAGATGGCGACGTCTCTGCGCTGGTTTTAAATTTGCTAAACAAGCACAATGTCGCTGGCAGGATAGTGTTTGAGATAGTTGAAGACGAGGAGCTAAAGAGTGCTGAGCGCGTCTCAGTCTTTATCGAGCGAGCAAAGAGCATGGGCGCTATGATAGCGATCGATGACTTTGGCTCTGGCTACTCAAATTTCTCTTACATCATAAAAATCAAGCCAGACTACGTGAAGATCGATGGCTCTATCATCAAAGACATCGATATCAATAAAGACTCATACGCTATCGCAAGCGCGATCGTGGCATTTGCAAAGGATCTTGGCATAAAAACGATCGCAGAGTATGTTCATTCTAAAGAAGTCTTTAACGTCTGTAAGGAGATAGGCATCGACGAATTTCAGGGATTTTACTTGGGAATTCCTTCTAAAAAGGCGTTTTAG
- the dapE gene encoding succinyl-diaminopimelate desuccinylase: protein MVVSFLKELLSFRSITPEDAGSLEFIAKFMPDFEAKFIEKNGTKNLILSKIYGDGEHLAFAGHIDVVPPGDGWESEPFNPLEKDGYIYARGAQDMKSGVAAFVCAAKDAKFNGKLSLILTSDEEGDGTYGTPLALEYLREIGDLPKFCVVAEPTCDKKFGDSIKVGRRGSINGKIVIKGVQGHVAYPEKCVNPVNLIAPLLSKIADHDMDGGSEFFSPSKIVVTDIRGGMQVCNVTPSELSIMFNVRNSNLTDANDVESYLRIVLDGLSYELSIKQSSKRFLTNKDSKIVRNLMASVAKITGVTPLLNTKGGTSDARHFAEFGVDAIEFGVINDRIHAKNERVSISEVNKLYEVFKDLIENFR, encoded by the coding sequence GTGGTAGTTAGCTTTTTAAAAGAGCTTTTAAGTTTTCGCTCTATCACGCCAGAAGATGCAGGTAGTTTGGAGTTTATCGCTAAATTTATGCCTGATTTTGAGGCTAAATTTATAGAAAAAAATGGTACAAAAAATTTAATACTTTCTAAAATTTATGGAGACGGCGAGCATCTTGCTTTTGCAGGGCATATAGATGTCGTGCCTCCAGGAGATGGCTGGGAGAGCGAGCCATTTAACCCACTAGAAAAAGATGGCTACATCTACGCAAGAGGCGCGCAGGATATGAAAAGTGGCGTGGCTGCCTTTGTTTGTGCTGCTAAAGATGCAAAATTTAATGGCAAACTAAGCCTCATCTTAACAAGCGATGAAGAGGGCGATGGCACTTATGGCACGCCTTTAGCACTTGAATATCTGCGTGAGATAGGGGATCTGCCTAAATTTTGCGTCGTAGCTGAGCCAACTTGCGATAAGAAATTTGGCGATAGCATAAAGGTTGGCAGACGTGGCTCGATAAATGGCAAGATCGTGATAAAGGGCGTTCAAGGTCACGTGGCATACCCAGAAAAATGCGTAAATCCAGTAAATTTAATAGCTCCACTTTTAAGCAAGATAGCTGATCACGATATGGACGGCGGAAGCGAGTTTTTTAGCCCAAGCAAGATCGTGGTGACGGACATTCGTGGTGGCATGCAAGTTTGCAACGTCACTCCAAGTGAGCTTAGCATAATGTTTAACGTTAGAAACTCAAATTTAACTGACGCAAATGACGTTGAGAGCTATCTTAGAATCGTTTTAGATGGGCTTAGTTACGAGCTTAGTATAAAGCAAAGCTCGAAGAGATTTTTAACCAACAAAGATAGCAAGATCGTAAGAAATTTAATGGCATCTGTCGCAAAGATCACTGGCGTTACGCCACTTTTAAACACAAAGGGCGGCACGAGTGATGCAAGGCACTTTGCTGAGTTTGGCGTAGATGCGATAGAATTTGGTGTAATAAACGATCGCATACACGCCAAAAACGAACGTGTCAGCATCAGCGAAGTAAATAAACTTTATGAAGTTTTTAAAGACCTTATAGAAAATTTCCGCTAA
- a CDS encoding peptidylprolyl isomerase, whose product MKKLLFLAAGVLSALNLYSAQMINGIAAIVENEPITLYEVYSLKEQLKTTEQDALNLLIRDRLEDAQIKNLNLSVTPFELNDRIEAIAKQNGMTNSQFRSSIQAQGMDFLDFKNNLEHKMLQEKLYKSIAAEAGKNINEQKAKAYFDANPDKFKVFSTARVVVYRAKDPDLLEAQKTSPKLLDGVQTQEVSLDYQSIDPRLAAIISSTNNGDYTQPLQGPDSFDMFLVKEKIGSYTPSFADVKDNVINELYQGEQEKLMSDYFEKLRAKAKIQILR is encoded by the coding sequence ATGAAAAAATTGCTCTTTTTGGCTGCTGGCGTGTTAAGTGCCTTAAATTTATATTCAGCTCAGATGATAAACGGCATCGCAGCTATCGTGGAGAACGAGCCTATCACGCTTTACGAGGTTTATAGCTTGAAGGAACAGCTAAAGACAACAGAGCAGGACGCTTTAAATTTGCTTATCAGAGATAGGCTTGAAGATGCGCAGATAAAAAACTTAAATTTAAGCGTTACACCTTTTGAGCTAAACGACAGGATCGAGGCGATCGCAAAGCAAAATGGCATGACAAATTCGCAGTTTAGAAGCTCTATCCAAGCTCAAGGCATGGACTTTTTGGACTTCAAAAACAACCTAGAGCACAAGATGCTTCAAGAAAAACTTTATAAAAGCATAGCTGCTGAGGCTGGCAAAAATATAAATGAGCAAAAAGCAAAGGCGTATTTTGACGCTAATCCTGATAAATTTAAGGTCTTTAGCACCGCTAGAGTCGTAGTTTATAGAGCAAAAGACCCTGATCTGCTTGAAGCTCAAAAGACAAGTCCGAAGCTACTAGACGGCGTGCAAACGCAAGAGGTGAGTTTAGACTATCAAAGCATAGATCCAAGACTTGCTGCGATCATCTCAAGCACAAATAACGGCGACTACACACAGCCTTTGCAAGGACCTGATAGCTTTGATATGTTTTTAGTAAAAGAGAAGATCGGCTCATACACACCAAGCTTTGCTGATGTAAAAGATAACGTTATAAACGAGCTTTACCAAGGCGAGCAAGAAAAATTAATGAGTGATTACTTCGAAAAACTCCGCGCAAAAGCAAAAATTCAAATCCTAAGATAA
- the gltX gene encoding glutamate--tRNA ligase, with protein sequence MIVTRFAPSPTGYLHIGGLRTALYNYLYARANNGKFLLRIEDTDLKRNSEEATQAIKEAFAWCKLDHDGEVTYQSKRFDLYKEYVKKLLDEGKAYKCYMSKEELEELRASQEARKERPKYDNRYRGFKGTPPAGIEPVIRIKAPLSGEIVIHDGIKGEVKFKVEDILDDFIIARSDGTPTYNFTVVIDDALMGVTDVIRGDDHLSNTPKQIVLYEALGFKVPKFYHVAMINGEDGKKLSKRHGATDVMEYKKMGYLPEALLNFLVRLGWSHGDDEIFTIEDMLKYFNPNDINKSSSTYNAQKLDWLNSHYIKTLPYERLAHDMLEFGVDFKALVKGELLLNSLRERSKTLIEMANSANAIINAPKSYDEKAWAKFINENSKEILAKFAQILDRDLDAKGYEELTNKFLEQNGLKLKDLAQALRIALTGSSVSPSIFEVLEVVGSNEIKKRIQNLLKEKK encoded by the coding sequence ATGATAGTTACTAGATTTGCTCCGTCGCCTACTGGATACCTACACATAGGCGGACTTAGGACAGCTCTTTATAATTATTTATACGCAAGAGCTAACAATGGAAAATTTCTGCTCCGCATCGAAGATACTGACTTAAAACGAAACTCAGAAGAAGCCACACAAGCTATAAAAGAGGCATTTGCTTGGTGCAAGCTAGATCACGACGGCGAAGTGACCTATCAGTCAAAGAGGTTTGATCTTTACAAAGAGTACGTTAAAAAGCTGCTTGATGAGGGCAAAGCCTACAAATGCTATATGAGCAAAGAGGAGCTTGAGGAGCTTAGAGCTAGCCAAGAGGCTAGAAAAGAACGCCCAAAATATGATAATAGATATAGAGGTTTTAAAGGCACGCCTCCAGCTGGCATCGAGCCAGTCATCCGTATAAAAGCCCCACTTAGCGGCGAGATCGTCATACATGATGGTATAAAGGGCGAGGTTAAATTTAAGGTTGAAGATATCTTAGACGACTTCATCATCGCAAGAAGCGACGGCACGCCAACATATAACTTCACAGTTGTGATAGACGATGCGCTAATGGGCGTAACAGACGTTATCCGCGGCGATGATCACCTCTCAAATACCCCAAAACAGATCGTTCTTTACGAGGCGCTTGGCTTTAAGGTGCCAAAATTTTATCACGTCGCTATGATAAACGGCGAGGACGGCAAAAAGCTTAGCAAAAGGCACGGCGCGACCGACGTTATGGAGTATAAAAAGATGGGCTACTTGCCTGAAGCGCTCTTAAATTTTCTCGTTCGTCTTGGCTGGAGCCACGGCGATGATGAGATTTTTACTATCGAGGATATGCTTAAATACTTCAATCCAAACGATATCAACAAAAGCTCAAGCACCTACAACGCTCAAAAGCTTGACTGGCTAAATTCTCACTATATAAAAACTTTGCCTTATGAGAGGCTAGCGCATGATATGCTTGAATTTGGCGTGGATTTTAAGGCTTTGGTAAAGGGTGAACTACTGCTAAATTCGCTCCGTGAGAGATCAAAGACGCTAATCGAAATGGCAAATAGCGCAAATGCTATCATCAACGCTCCAAAAAGCTACGACGAGAAAGCTTGGGCTAAATTTATAAATGAAAATAGCAAAGAAATTTTGGCGAAATTTGCTCAAATTTTAGACCGCGACCTTGACGCAAAGGGCTACGAGGAGCTAACTAATAAATTTTTAGAACAAAATGGCTTAAAACTAAAAGACCTAGCTCAGGCCCTAAGGATAGCGCTAACTGGCTCAAGCGTGAGCCCAAGTATCTTTGAAGTGCTTGAAGTAGTAGGTAGCAACGAGATCAAAAAAAGAATACAAAATTTACTAAAGGAAAAGAAATGA
- a CDS encoding malic enzyme-like NAD(P)-binding protein: MTHVTKEEALNYHIGGKIEIRVKTPCETSRDLSMAYTPGVAEPCREINADTELAYKYTNKANLVAVITDGTAVLGLGDIGAIAGKPVMEGKAVLFKKFANVDAFDIELDEHDPDKIVEICKALAPTFGGINLEDIRAPKCFEIERKLQEAVDIPVMHDDQHGTAMITSAGIINAMEISGKDISKIKIVVSGAGAAGIACAKMYKALGAKHIVMIDSKGVIHSKRTDLTPEKVEFALETEDRTLADAMKGADMFLGLSKPGVVTKEMVASMNKEPIIFALANPVPEIFPEDVVAVRDDVMMGTGRSDYPNQVNNVLGFPFIFRGALDVRAKKITENMKMAAAKALAQLAKEPVPAEVLKASGVSELKFGKEYIIPKPFDKRVLTAVAPAVAKAAVEDGVARVKDFDVEAYKAKLAKGF; the protein is encoded by the coding sequence ATGACACACGTTACTAAAGAAGAGGCACTAAACTACCACATCGGCGGTAAGATCGAGATCAGGGTAAAGACACCTTGCGAGACTTCAAGAGACCTTTCAATGGCCTATACACCAGGCGTTGCTGAGCCATGCCGTGAGATAAATGCAGACACTGAGCTAGCTTATAAATATACAAATAAAGCAAATTTGGTGGCTGTCATCACTGATGGCACGGCTGTTCTTGGACTTGGCGACATCGGCGCTATCGCTGGTAAGCCAGTTATGGAGGGCAAGGCGGTGCTATTTAAGAAATTTGCAAACGTTGATGCCTTTGACATCGAGCTAGATGAGCATGATCCTGATAAGATCGTTGAAATTTGCAAGGCTCTTGCTCCTACATTTGGCGGTATAAATTTAGAAGATATCCGCGCTCCAAAGTGCTTTGAGATCGAGAGAAAGCTTCAAGAAGCGGTCGATATCCCTGTAATGCACGACGATCAACACGGCACAGCGATGATAACAAGCGCTGGCATTATAAATGCGATGGAAATTTCTGGCAAAGATATATCTAAGATAAAGATCGTAGTTAGCGGCGCAGGTGCAGCTGGCATCGCGTGCGCAAAGATGTATAAAGCACTTGGGGCAAAACACATCGTGATGATAGATAGCAAAGGCGTCATCCACTCAAAAAGAACAGACCTAACTCCAGAAAAGGTTGAATTTGCGCTTGAGACCGAGGATAGGACTTTGGCTGATGCGATGAAAGGCGCTGATATGTTTTTAGGCCTTTCTAAGCCTGGCGTTGTGACAAAAGAGATGGTTGCGTCGATGAACAAAGAGCCTATCATCTTCGCTTTGGCAAACCCAGTGCCTGAAATCTTCCCAGAGGATGTCGTAGCTGTAAGAGATGACGTTATGATGGGCACAGGCAGAAGCGACTATCCTAACCAAGTAAATAACGTTTTGGGCTTTCCATTTATCTTTAGAGGCGCGCTTGATGTTAGGGCTAAAAAGATCACTGAAAATATGAAAATGGCTGCAGCTAAAGCGCTTGCGCAGCTTGCAAAAGAGCCAGTGCCAGCTGAAGTTTTAAAAGCAAGTGGCGTTAGCGAGCTAAAATTTGGCAAAGAGTACATCATCCCAAAACCATTTGACAAGCGCGTCCTAACAGCGGTCGCTCCAGCAGTTGCAAAAGCTGCAGTTGAAGATGGTGTAGCGAGGGTAAAAGACTTTGATGTTGAGGCTTACAAAGCCAAACTTGCAAAAGGTTTTTAA
- the upp gene encoding uracil phosphoribosyltransferase: MQNVKLISHPLIEHKLTILRDKNTQPFQFRMLVDEISYLMIFEATRNLKVKDVKVQTPVALADAKRLTTKVMICPILRAALGMLDSVFTIIPDASVGFLGFQRNEETAQAEFFYAKLPKDAKERMAIIIDPMFATGGTAIDAVKFLREKGVKEIKFISIIAAPEGLKRFSEIYPDVEVYTASIDEKLNEKNYIVPGLGDAGDRVFNTL, translated from the coding sequence ATGCAAAACGTGAAGCTCATCTCACACCCATTGATCGAGCATAAATTAACAATCTTACGTGATAAAAACACCCAGCCTTTTCAGTTTCGCATGCTAGTTGATGAGATCAGCTACCTTATGATCTTTGAGGCGACTAGAAATTTAAAGGTAAAAGATGTCAAAGTCCAAACCCCAGTTGCGCTGGCAGACGCAAAGAGGCTTACTACAAAGGTGATGATATGCCCTATCTTAAGGGCTGCGCTTGGCATGCTTGATAGCGTTTTTACCATCATCCCAGATGCGAGTGTGGGCTTTTTGGGCTTTCAGCGAAACGAGGAGACAGCGCAGGCTGAGTTTTTCTACGCAAAGCTTCCAAAAGACGCAAAAGAGCGCATGGCGATCATCATCGACCCTATGTTTGCAACTGGCGGCACGGCGATAGACGCGGTTAAGTTCTTGCGTGAAAAAGGCGTTAAAGAGATCAAATTTATCTCTATCATCGCTGCACCTGAAGGACTAAAGAGATTTAGCGAAATTTACCCAGACGTCGAGGTCTATACGGCATCGATCGATGAGAAGCTAAACGAGAAAAACTACATCGTTCCAGGCCTTGGTGACGCTGGCGATAGAGTTTTTAACACACTTTAA